The genomic interval AACGGGGCCTCGTAATCGCGCAGTACCGCCGCGCCGAACCTCATCGTCAGACCTCCCGGGGGCGGTGGACGACGAACGGTCTCAGGTTCCCGTACAGACCCCACGGGCCGCCCGCGACGCCGACGCCGCTCTCCTTGACACCGGCGAAGGGCTGGGCGAGGGAGAGCTCGGCGTGGTGGTTGATCCACGCCGTCCCGCACTCCAACCGGTCGGCGACCGCCTCGGCCCGGTCCAGGTCGGTCCCCCATACGGAGCCGCCGAGTCCGAAGCGGGTGGCGTTGGCCGCCTCCACGGCTTCGTCGAGGCTTCCGTACGGCAGGACCGGCAGGACCGGGCCGAACTGCTCCTCCGTCACCACCGGGCTGTCGGGCCGGACATCGGCCAGGACGGTCGGGGCGTAGAAGTAGCCCGGCCGGTCCAGCCGGTGGCCACCGGCCACGGCCCGGGCGCCGTCCGCCAGGGCCCTGGCCGTGTAGCGCTCCACCCGGGCCAGTTGGGCGGCGTTGTTGAGCGGCCCCAGCTCCGTGGCCCGGTCGAGACCGGCTCCGACGACCACGCTCTTCGCCCGCTCCGCGAGGGCCTCTACCACCCGCGAGTGGAGCCGGGCGGGGGCGTAGACGCGCTTGACCGCCATGCAGACCTGCCCGCAGTTGCGGAACGCCGCCCAGAACAGCCGGTCCGCGATCCGCTCCACGTCCACGTCGTCCAGCAGGACGGCGGCGTCGTTGCCGCCCAGCTCCAGGGTGACCCGGGCGAGGCCGGACGCCGCCCCCGCCGCGACGGACCGCCCGGCGGTGACCGAACCGGTGAAGGTCACATGGCGGATACCCGGGTGCGACGCGAGGCAGGCGCCGAGCGGTTCACGCCCGGTGACGATCGTCAGCACGCCCCTGGGGAGGGCGGCGGACAGGACGGATCCCAGCAGCCGGGTGGCCAGCGGCGTGAACGGGGAGGGCTTGAGCACCACCGTGTTGCCCGCCGCGAGCGCGGGCGCGAACTTCGCGGAGGCGAGCTGGAGCGGGAAGTTCCACGGGACGATGGCGGCGACGGGCCCGAGGGACCGCCAGCGGACCTCGCTGTGCACCGCCCGGCCGTCGGTGATCGTACGGGGCTCGGGGACGCACTCGGCGAAGTAGCGCAGGCGGGCCGCCGTGCGGGCGACCTCCGCGTACGACTCGGCCAGTGGTTTGCCCTGCTCACGGGTGAGCAGGGGAACGAGGTCCGCCCCGGCCGCCTCCACGGCGTCGGCCGACGCGAGCAGGGCGGCGGTGCGGCCGGCAGGGTCGGCCCGCCACCCCGGCCAGGCCTCGTGGGCGCGGCCGACCACCGCGTCCAGCTCCTTCGCCTGCTGGTCGGGAACCTCGTCGAAAGGCTCGCCCGTCGCCGGGTCGAAGACCGTGAAACGCTCACCGCGGGGTGCGGGACGGGGGCGGTGCGGCTGCGGCTCCACTCCGGCGGTCAGCTCGCGGCCGAGGTGGCCGCGAACTCCCGGGCATGCCGGTCCATCTCCGCCCGGAAGGCGGCCACCAGCCGCGGCTGGATCCTCCCGGTGTCGCGGTCGCCCCCTTCGCAGACCGCCCCGCGCACGCCCACGATGTCCGTTCCGATACGGGTCAGTGTGGCGAGGTCCGCCGCCTTGACGCTGCCCGCGAGTGCGGCGAGCAGACCGGCCTCGTGTGCCAGCCGCACGAACTCCGCGCAGGCCTCGGGCGGCACATGGTCGAAGAGCCGGGTCCCGTCCTTGATCGCGGTGTCGAGCATGGCCGCGTCGGATCCTGAGCGGCGGGCGATGTCGGGCAGCGCGAGCGGGTTGACGCAGCCGATCCGGTGGGCGTCCGCGTACCCCGAGGCGACGACGAACGCGTCGGGCCGGAAGTCCTTCACGGCCCGGACGACTCCCCGCATGACGTCGATGGCCTGGTCGGGCGTCGTGCATCCGTAGAGGCCGACCTTGATGTAGGTGGCGCCGGAGACAGCCGCGCCGAGCGCCGCCTGGGCCACCGTGCCGGGCTTGTACGGCACGTCTCCGACGGTGGCGGACACCGGCTTGTCCGCGGGGACCACTCCGCGGATCTCCCTGATGACCCACGGGAAGTTCGCGCCGAGTGACCCCTCGTCGGGCTTCTTGACATCGACGATGTCGAGGTGTTCCGCCGCCTTCGCACACGCGAGAGCTTCCTCGACGCCGTCAGGGGAGATGAGAAGCAGCAACGTGGATTCCTTCCACCGCGTGTTCACCCGCCGGACGGCGGGTGCGCGGAGCAGCCGGGATCTGGTGCGGTCGGCTCATCCTCGCGGTGCCACACGGGCCCCGGCAGGGCGCGAGGAATGGCACAGGGGGCACTGAGCCGACGCGCTCACGCCCCCTGTGGCGCGCCGTTCACCGTGTTCCCCCCTTGACCCGGCCCGCCGGGAGCGCATCCAGGAGCCGGACGGGCGCCCGCGAACAGGAGATCCGCCCGCTCTGTCCGCGGGCTCCTCCTCTGTAGGGTGACGCCCCTCTACGAACCGATCCTGGAGCTTCCGTGCTTGCGGTCAGAATGATCCTGTCTGTGCTGTTCTGTGCCTCCTCTCTGGTCCTGCTCACCCAACTCCATGCCCTGCGAAAGGCCAGGGCACTGGAGTCGGGAGGCGTCGGAGTCACAGGGGAGTGCGTCAACCACTACTGGCCCCAGGGCGGTTACGTGGGAGCGATCTGCGTGTACGCGGCGGGGTCCGACGAGGAGATGACGGTCCGCTCCTCCAGATACCCGACCGCCCCGGTGGAGATAGGCGACGCGGTCGAGGTGCTGTACCGCCCCGGAGACCCGAAGCGTTCCATGCTGGCTTTCGAGGTGAGGAGTCGCGTGGGTTTCGATGCCGCCCTGACCTCGGTCATGGGGGTGTTGTCGACGGGTGCGATCGTGGGACTCGTCCTCTCCGTCTGACCCCGAACGCGTGCTCCCGCGCGTGTGCCGGGGCCCGCGCGTGTGCCGGGGTGCGGCGCCCGCACTGCCCCCAGCGAGAGCGTGTGCAGCGCCGTCTCGGCGACGGCGACCACTGTTCGGGGCTGAGCGGCTCGGTGACCGGCACCCGGCCGTCCCCCCGCCGGCCCGAGCGGGGATGCCAGGGGGTCCCCGGGGCATCGGTGGGGCATACGCCGACCGACTGCTTGATCGTCCCCGGGCCGGGTAGCGAAGCGGTATGACCACTGACAAAACATCCACCGCCCCCGGCGGATACGTGCGGCCGGAGCTCGACGTCCGGGCCCTGACCGAGGTGCTCGACGGCGAGTACGCCGAGGTCCGCGACCTGGTCCGGGCCAACCTGGTGACGCACGCCCCGGTGCTCGCCGAGGCCGACGAGCTCGACATCGACACCTTCCGCGAGCGGGTACGCGAACGCGTCGTCGCGATGGCGGCCACGGGCCAGACCGGCATGGGGTTCCCGGGACGGTACGGCGGAGGCGGCGACATCGGGGCCTCCGTCGCCGCGTTCGAGACGCTCGCCTTCGGGGACCTTTCGGTGCTGGTGAAGGTCGGCGTGCAGTTCGGGCTCTTCGGGGGAGCGATCCTGCACCTGGGCACCGAACGACACCACGACGCCTACGTGCCCGACCTGATCACCGGGAAGCTGATGGGCTGCTTCGCGATGACCGAGACCGGGCACGGCTCCAACGTGCAGGCGCTCGGCACCGTCGCACGGTACGACGTCGATGCCCAGGAGTTCGTCATCACCACCGAGGGCGACCAGGCGCGCAAGGACTACATCGGCAACGCGGCCCGCCACGGGGAACTGGCGGTCGTCTTCGCCCAGCTGGAGGTGGGCGGGACCTCCGAGGGCGTGCACGCGTTCGTCGTGCCGATCCGGACCGGCGGCGAGGTGGCGCCCGGCGTCCGCATCGAGGACGACGGCCGCAAGATGGGCCTCAACGGCGTGGACAACGGGCGCATCCGGTTCGACGGTGTGCGGGTTCCTCGCGAAGCACTGCTCAACCGCTTCGCCGACGTCACCCCGGAGGGCGTCTACCGGAGCACGATCGACAACCCCGACCGCCGCTTCTTCACCATGCTCGGCACCCTGGTGCAGGGCCGGGTCAGCGTCGGCGGCGCGGGAGTCTCCACCGCCAAGGTCGCCCTCGCGGTCGCCACGAAGTACGCCCTGCGGCGCAGGCAGTTCCCGGCGGGCTCGCAGGGATCCCGGGGCGAGGAGCAGCTGCTCCTCGACTACGGACTGCACCAGCGTCGTCTGCTGCCGCTCATCGCGCGTACGTACGCGCTGCACTTCGCGCAGGACGTCGTACGCACGCAGCTGCACGAGGTCTTCTCCGGCATCGAGGACGACCCGGGGGCACGGCGTCGGCTGGAGTCACGGGCCGCCGGGACCAAGGCGCTCGGCACCTGGCACGCCACGCGGGTGATCCAGGAGTGCCGGGAGGCCTGCGGCGGCGCCGGCTATCTCAGCGTCAACCGGTTCGCCGCCCTGAAGAGCGACAGCGACGTCTTCACCACCTTCGAGGGCGACAACCACGTCCTGCTGCAACTCGTCGCCAAGGGCCTGCTCACCGACTACGCGAGCGAGTTCGAGGACCTGGACCAGCTCGGCATGGTCCGCTACGTCACCGGCCTCGCCGTCGAGACGGTCATCGAGAAGACGTCGGCCCACAAACTGCTGGAGCGCGTCCGCGACCTGCTGCCCGGGGGAGACGAGTGGGACCAGGAGGCCGGACTGCTCGACTCGGAGTACCAGCTCGCCATGGTCCGCTACCGCGAGGAGCACATGCTCGCCGGGGCCGCCCGCAGGCTCAAGCGCGGCATCGACCAGAAGCGCGACCCCGGCACCGTCTTCTCGCAGGTGCAGGACCACGTCATCGCCGTCGCCCGCGCACACGTGGAGCGGCTGGTGCTGGAGGCGTTCGTCGACCAGGTGCGCGCGCTGCCCGCGAGCGGCAACAAGGTCGCCCTGGGCCTGCTGTGCGACCTGTTCGCCCTCTCGACGATCGAGGCGGACCGCGCGTGGTTCATGGAGCACGGCCGGCTGACCGTCCAGCGGTCCAAGGCGATCACCCGTGAGGTGAACGATCTCTGCCGCAAGGTCCGGCCCCTGGCGGCCGGCCTCGTCGACGCCTGGGGCATCCCGCCCGAGATGCTGCGCGCCCCGGACCTGGTGGGGTGACCCGGGGTGCCACCGGGGTCAGCCGGTGAACAACTGGGAGGCTTTGCGGACCAGTTCGTACAGCCCGTAGGCGAGTGGAGCGCCCACCCACAGCCAGGTGAGGACGATCAGCGGTCGCCGGTCCCTCACCTCAGGCGGACTCTGCCCGCTGTCGTCGTGCACGGGGCGCTCCCTTCTCCGCCGGCTGCGCCGGCGCGGCGTCGAGGTGGTGGGACGGGTGTACCGGGCGGACCAGCTCATTGGCCACGAAGCCGACGGCGAGCAGGGCCATCATGATGAAGAGGGACGTCCCGTACAGATCCGCGCCGTGCTTCCCCGCCTCCTCCTGGCGGTCGGCGATCCAGTTCACGATCAGCGGCCCGAGGACACCGGCGGTGGACCAGGCGGTGAGCAGACGCCCGTGGATCGCGCCGACCTGATAGGTCCCGAACAGATCCTTGAGGTAGGCGGGAATCGTGGCGAAGCCGCCACCGTAGAAGGAGAGGATGACCAGCGCGCACAGGACGAACAGGGGCTTGGAGGAGCTTCCCACCAGTGCGATCAGCGCGTACATGAGGGTGCCCGCGCCGAGGTAGACGCGGTAGATGTTCTTCCGCCCGATCAGGTCGGAGGCGGAGGACCAGCCGATACGGCCGGCCATGTTGGCCGCGGACAGCAGGGCGACGAACCCGGCGGCGGCCGTCACCGACACGGGGGTGGAGGTGTCCGCGAAGAAGTCCGTGATCATCGGCGCGGCCTTCTCCAGGATGCCGATGCCGGCGGTGACGTTCATGCAGAGCACGACCCACAGCAGCCAGAACTGCGGGGTGCGCAGGGCCTGGCGTGCCGACACCTGCGGTCCGGCCGGCGTCGCGGGGCGACCGTCCGTCCGCTCCTCGACGCGCGGGCGCGGCACCCGCACCAGCGCCACGCCGAGCAGCATGAAGACGGCATAGACCAGTCCGTGGACGAGGAAGGCGAGCGCGATGCCGGAGTTGTCGCCGCCGAAGGACTCCAGCATCTGTGCCGACCAGGGCGAGGCGATCAGCGCGCCGCCGCCGAACCCCATGATGGCGATACCGGTGGCCATGCCGGGACGGTCGGGGAACCACTTGATGAGCGTCGACACGGGCGAGATGTAGCCGATGCCGAGGCCGATGCCTCCGACGAAGCCGTACCCGAGGACGATCAGCCAGAACTGGCCGGTCGCGGCGCCGAGCGCGGAGAGCAGGAAGCCGGAGGAGAAGCAGACGAGGGCGACGGTCATGGCCCATCGAGGTCCGCGGCGCTCGACGAGCGTGCCGCCGAAGGCGGCGGAGAGCCCGAGCATGACGATGCCGAGCTGGAAGGGCAGTGCGCTCTGCGTGCCGCTCAGGCCGAGCGCGTCCTCCAGCGGCGGCTTGAACACGGACCAGGCGTAGGCCTGGCCGATGGAGAGGTGGATCGAGAGGGCGGCGGGCGGCACCAGCCAGCGACTCCAGCCCACGGGGGCGATGGGGGGACTCATGGGTCCCTCACCGTAGTGAGCGGGAAACCTTTTGAGAAGGTCGTTGACAAATCCTCTCCGTGTTCGGTTCGCGCGGCGGCGAGTGCTTTTGCCGCTCGCCGGGAGGGGCGGCTACTCCCGCGACGTCGCCGCGAGCACCAGTTCCACGCAGTGCGACTCCAGCCGCTCGCGCGGCACGTCGAGCGTGCCGTGCAGCCACCCCGCGAAGAGGTTCGCCAGGCCGCCGACCAGGGCGTGCGCGGCCATGCGGCGGTCGATGTCGTCCCCGGCCCCGGAGAGCTGGCCGCCGACGAGGTCGGTGAACACGGGCATGAGCCGGTGGCTGTGGGCCCCGAGAGCCGGGTCGGCGAAGGGTTCCAGGAGCAGCAGGCGGCCTTTGCGCGGCGCGTCCAGGACCAGGGCGACGAAGGCGGACACCACGGCCCGGGCCCGGATGTCGCGCCGCGGGTCGCTGAGCGCCACGGCATCCTCCAGGGCGCCCCTGGCCTCATCGGCGACCCGCTCGAAGGCGGCGAGGAGCAGATCGTCGCGGCCGGTGAAGCTCTCGTAGAAGTAGCGGTCCGTCAGGCGCGCCTCCCGGCAGACGGATCGGACCGTGACGGCCGCGCACCCCTCCTCGCCGGCCAGGCGCTCGGCGACGTCCAGGAGGACCTGCCGTCGGGCGGCGCGACGATCGGCGAGCTTGGTCCCGCCCCAGCTCCGTTCCGCCAACTCCGGTGCCTCCGCTTCTCGTTGACCAATTGACGACAGGTGTCCGCACATTCTAACCTGACGACAGATGTCCTCAGATTGCCCTCGGTGCAACTGCCAGGACGAACCCATCCGCACACCGTCACGAACAGCGCCCTGAACAGCGCGGCCCCGCACCGGAATCCCTCAGCGGAGGTACACGTGACACCGTCAGCCCACGGCCCGGACCCCACCGACCCGCGAACGGCCGAACCTCTCGGCCCCGACACCCTCACCTGGCGCTGGTTCGGCGACTGGAGAGGCCTCCTCCTGGCCCCCTGGGCCGGATCGATGCAGAACATGCACCCCGAGCTGGGCGCGGGCGTCGCCGAGCACTCGCGCTTCTTCGAGGAGCGCTGGGAGCGACTCTTCCGCTCGCTGTATCCGATCGGGGGCGTGGTCTACGACGGCCCGCTCGCCGTCCGGACAGCGCGCGAGGTACGCGGCTACCACGCCTCGATCAGCGGGGTGGACGAGCAGGGCCGGCCGTACCACGCGCTCAACCCGGGCACGTTCTACTGGGCGCACGCCACGTTCTTCATGCTGACCGTGCAGGTGGCCGAGCGGTTCGGCGGCGGCCTCACCGAAGCGCAGCGGCGCACGCTCTTCGACGAGCACGTCCGCTGGTACGCGCTGTACGGCCTCTCGATGAAGCCCGTTCCCCGCACCTGGGAGGACTTCCAGCGGTACTGGGACCACATGTGCGCCGACGTCCTGGAGGACAACCGGCCCACACGGGACGTGCTGAACATGCGCCGCATCGCCAAGCCGCCCGTCCTGCGGCTGCTGCCGTCCCCGCTGTGGGCCTTCGCCCGTATCCCGATCGTCCGGGTGACTCTGTGGATCACGGTCGGCATGTATCCGCAGGCCGTGCGTGAACGGCTCGGACTTCGCTGGACACCCCACGACGAACGGCTGCTCGGTCTCCTGGGCCGGCTGGTTCACCACGCCTGGCAACGCGTTCCCGAGCGCCGCCGCTTCCACCCGCGCGCCCGGGCCGGCTGGGACCGCGAGCGGGGCCGCCCGGCGTCGGGCCCGGTGGAGACACCGGCCCGGAACCTGCCGCCCGAGGAGCGGCGCGGACTTCCCCAGCACTATGCGCCGAAAGCCGGCCGCCCCGGGTGAGCTGCGGCACTGCCGGCGGCAGCAGCCGTCCTGTCAGCAGTGGAGGCCGATGGGTGAGCGCCGGGGCGGACGGCTTCCCCGTGGGGCGGGTACGGCCGGGCTCCCTGATCGTCACCCGCTCTGCTCTGCCGAACCGGCCTGCGGCTAGTTTGGGTGCAGCACAGGTGAGCGGGCCCGTGGTGACAGAGAACGCACGGGGGACGGGAGGTCGGGAAGAGTGTCGCTGCGCGGAGGTGATCCGGTCGAGATCGGCGGTTATCCGCTGGAGGCGCGGCTCGGTTCGGGTGGCATGGGCACGGTCTTCCTGTCCCGTACGAGCTCGGGGCGGCCGGTCGCGATCAAGCTGATCCACCAGCAGTTCGCGGGGGACGAGGAGTTCCGCATCCGCTTCCGGCAGGAGGTGGCCGCTGCGCGACGGGTGAGCGGTGCGTTCACCGCCGCCGTGGTCGACGCCGCCCCCGAGGCCGAGCAGCCGTGGATGGCGACGACCTACATCGAGGGGCCCACGCTCACGCAGCGCATCGCCGAGGGGGGACCGCTGGACGGAGCGGAGCTGAGGCGGCTCGCCATCGGACTGGCGGAGGCGCTGCGCGACATCCACCGGGTGGGAGTCGTCCACCGCGATCTGAAGCCCTCGAACGTCGTGCTCTCGCCCGAGGGCCCACGCGTCATCGACTTCGGCATCTCGCGCGCGGTGGACCAGCAGACGCTGACCATGACCGGCCGGGTCATCGGTACGCCGCCCTTCATGTCGCCCGAGCAGTTGCAGGCGCCGCGTGGTGTGGGACCGCGGTCCGACGTCTTCTCCCTGGGGACGCTCCTGGTGTACGCGGCGACCGGCCACGGCCCCTTCGACGCGGACAGCCCCTATATGACCGCCTACCAGGTGGTGCACGAGGAACCGTCGTTGGACGCCGTTCCGGAGGCTCTGCGGGCGGTCGTGGAGCCGTGTCTGGGCAAGGAGCCCGAGGGTCGCCCCTCGGCGGACGAACTCCTCGTGCTGCTGCGGGACCTGCCCGCCGAACTCGGCGGGACCAGGGCCGGCGGTCCGGGCGAGGGCCGCACCCGCGACATGAACACGCAAGCTCACCTCGCGACGGGGGGCACCCCGGCGCGGACCGCCCCGACGGACCCCGGCACCGGAAGCACCGGTGCCCCGGTCGGCGGCCGTCTGCGCCGCCGCCTGCGGCCCGTGCTCGCGGCGGCTGTCGCGGTGGCGGCGATCGGCGGCGGAGTCGCCGCGTTGACGACGGGCGGCTTCGACGCGAGCGCAGGCGGCACGAGCCCCGGTGGCGCGGGCACGGGCCGGAGCACCGCGAGCACCGCGGTACCGGCGGGCGCGCTTCCGGACGGCTTCGAGCCGTGGCGCGCCACCGTGCCGGGCGGCCGCGAGGACATTCCCGACGAACTGCGGTGCGTCGCGCGGGGCGACGCGCTGTTCTGCGGGGGCGGCGGCGTCGTCGCGACCCGTATCAGTGCCCACGACGGGTCCCGGGTGTGGACCGCGAAGAGCCCCGGAGTCCCCGTCCAGGGCATGCACATGGTGGGCGCCACCGACGACACGGTGCTCGGCTACCGCTTCGCCGCCGAGGACGCCCCCGAGGGCCCTCGCAGCGAGGTGGTGGCCCTCGACGCCGACAGCGGCCGGGAGCTCTGGTCCGTACCGTCCGGCGCCCAGTCGACGGCCGTCACGGGCCGGACCATGGACGCCGTCGTGGTCGGTTCCGCCGTGGTGACGGTCGACGCCTCCAACTCCCGCTTCGAGGCCCGGGACGCCCACAGCGGTGAGGCGCTCTGGACGACACCGTTCCCCACCGGCACCCAGTGCGCCCCCGTCCCGCTCCGGCCGCGGCTCCTCGCGATGTGCGCGGCCGACACGGAGGTGGACGACCTCCAGGTGCGCCGTCCCACCCTGCGTACGCTCGCCCTCCCCTCCGGGACTCCGGGCAGGCCCGTCACGGTCGACGGCCCCGTCGTGCCGGTGGGCGCGGCCCGCGGCGACCTCGTCCTCCTCTCGAAGCGCTACGAGGGAACGGCGTCGGCGGGGTACGACGGAGTGGCGCGGTTCGACCCGGCCTCGCGGAAGGTCACGTACGCACGGTTCGACAAGGTGTACGCGGGCACGGCCGGCATGGCGGACGGCACCGTCTACGTGAGCGGACAGGCCGGTCTCGTGACGGCGTTCGACTCCGCGACAGGGCGTAGGAAGTGGTCGCGGCAGACGGGCGTGGAGGGTGCGTCGGGCCCCGCGGCGGGAGCCGGCGCGCTGTACTTCAGCTCGGCCACCGGCCGGGTGGTCGCCCTGTCACCGAACGGCGGCAAGCCGCTGTGGACGACGGATCCCCGGGTCGACGGTCTGACGGGCGAGCAGGACGCCAGCCCCCGCGTGACCGTCGCGGGGCGCGCGGTGTTCGTGGCCGCCGCCACGAACACCCTCTTCGCCTTCGACGGGCAGAGGCCGCCGAGGTCGGGCTGACCCCGGCGGCCTCCCGCCCGCCCCTCCCCTGTGGGGGCGGGCGTCAGGCCCGGCGCAGGACCGTGGCCTCCGTGCCCCAGCCGAGCGCGATCGTCCGGTCGACGATCCAGCCCGACCGCTGCGCGAGAGCGGCGATCGCGGCGGAGTCGCGCAGCGGGCTGCCGGTCGCGGTGTACGCGTGCAGGGCCGCCTCGGCCGCGTGCGGGCTCAGGCCGTCGGGGCGGGAGGCCTCGACGAGGACCGCCGTCCCGGTCCATCCGGCCAGCCGCGTGAGGAGCTGGACGCCCTCCTCGTCGGTGCGGTGGGCGAGGGCCTTCGCGGCGACGGCGACATCGGCGGGGCCGGCCGTCCAGTCGATGCGGTCCGGTCCGGTGACGTGTCCGCGCAGCACCCCGGCCGGGGTGGCCTCCTCCGCGATCCGCAGCCGGGGCCGCCGCCCGGCGTCGTCCAGAGCGGCGATCACGGAGGCGCTGCCCGGCCCGGTCAGGAGACAGGTCCCGACGTCCTCCCAGAGGGGGTCGGCCGTCAGACCGGTCAGCAGGAAGACCAACTGCTCGCACTCCTCGACCAGTTCGCCGTAGCGGTCCGCGTCGTGGGTCACCGTGTCGTGCAGGGTGGCGCCCGCTGCGAGCCGCCAGGGGGACGTGCCGTCCCGGAGCGCGGGAGCCAGGTGCGCGAGGGCGAGCAGCAGCTCGGCCTCCCGGCCGGTGTACTCCTCGCGCTCGTGGTCGTCCAGGAGCTCCTCGCCCGCCGGGCCCAGACGCAGCCCGGCCCCGCCGTCCGCGCCGACGACCACGTCGTACGCGGCGAGCAGCGGAAGCAGTACGCCGATCCCCGGCCCGGACACGCTCAGGCGGGTCGCGAGCGCGTCGGCGGAGAGCCCCGGCGCGTCGGCCACCGCGTCGACGACGCCGAGCTGCAACGCGGCCCGCGCCACCAGCCACGGCAGCGGCGACGGGATCCCGGCAGGGCCCTGCGCGGCGGCGGCGTCGGCCGGGCCCTGTGCCTCCGGTGCGGCGGCGGCCTCCTCGCGGTGCCAGTAACCCGTGATGTTCACGCGGTCCTTGGGGAGCTTCCGCTCCCGCTGGAGATACCGGCGTACCGGAAGCAACGCCCGGCTCTCCGCGGCGGCCCAGGCGAATCCCTCGCCCGCCGGGGCCGGCAGGGCGCGGACGGCGGCGTCCAGCGCCGCCGCGTCGCCCGGCTCGGCGACCACCCACCTGATCGTGTCGCCGTCGCGCAGCGCCAGCTCCTGGCGTGCCGCGTCGTCCGAGACGGTGACCACGATGTGCGCAGGGGCGTCGAGGGGACGTTCGTCGAGGAAGCGGCCGATCGCGGGCAGCGCGGTCTCGTCCCCGACGAGGAGGATCCAGTCCAGCCGTTCCGGCAGCCGGAGCGACGACTTGGGCCCGACGAACCACAGCTCGTCGCCCTCCCGCGCGGAGGCGGACCAGGCCTCCGCGGGGCCTTCGCCGTGCACCACGAAGTCGAGGTGGAGCTCTCCCGCCCGGTGGTCCACCCGCCGGGGCGTGTAGTCGCGGGTCAGCCGGTGTTCGGCCGGCGTCCACTCGATGCCGTGCGGCAACTGGGCGGGGAGCGCGTCCCGGACCTTCCCGTCTGCGGCCAGGATCAGCTTGATGTGGTCGTCGAACCCGGGTGCGGCGAAGGCCGGGTGAGCGGTCCCGTCGCGGGTGAACGCGGCGAGGTCCTCGCCGCCGAGGACCACTCGGCGCATCCTGGGGGTCACCTCATGGACGCGGCGGACGGTGACCCGGCGCAGGACGAGGGGGTGCGTCGTGTACGCACGCTGGGCGGCCATCAGGAGAACTTCTTCTCGATGAGGTCGAGCAGGGCCATCGACTCGTCGTAGTCGCCGCGCAGTACCCAGTGCGGCAGGTCATAGGCCTGGTTCGCCTTGAAGGCGGGCAGCGCGCCGTAGACGGGGTTCTTCTCGAGGGTGGCGACGTCGGTCGTGTCGGCGTTGAAGCCCATCACGAACACGGACGGCTGGGTGATCGTCTGGCCCACCTTCTCGGTCGACAGCTCGAACATGTCGCCGCCCTGCCCGTACACCTTGAAACCGCCGTCCGCGAAGACCGGCGCCGGCTCGATGCCGACCTTCTTCAGCTCGGGGGGCAGGCCCACGCTCTCCACCAGGCCATAGGCGGTGCCGTCGCCGGTGAAGGCGAGGAAGGACACGGGGCCGGCCGGCGGCTTGATCGCCTTCTTCACCTCGCCGATCCGCTGGTCGTACGCGGCCAGGTGCTCGTCGTAGACGTGGGCCTTGCCGAACACGTCACCCGCGAGGAAGGAGAAC from Streptomyces sp. CA-278952 carries:
- a CDS encoding aldehyde dehydrogenase family protein is translated as MEPQPHRPRPAPRGERFTVFDPATGEPFDEVPDQQAKELDAVVGRAHEAWPGWRADPAGRTAALLASADAVEAAGADLVPLLTREQGKPLAESYAEVARTAARLRYFAECVPEPRTITDGRAVHSEVRWRSLGPVAAIVPWNFPLQLASAKFAPALAAGNTVVLKPSPFTPLATRLLGSVLSAALPRGVLTIVTGREPLGACLASHPGIRHVTFTGSVTAGRSVAAGAASGLARVTLELGGNDAAVLLDDVDVERIADRLFWAAFRNCGQVCMAVKRVYAPARLHSRVVEALAERAKSVVVGAGLDRATELGPLNNAAQLARVERYTARALADGARAVAGGHRLDRPGYFYAPTVLADVRPDSPVVTEEQFGPVLPVLPYGSLDEAVEAANATRFGLGGSVWGTDLDRAEAVADRLECGTAWINHHAELSLAQPFAGVKESGVGVAGGPWGLYGNLRPFVVHRPREV
- a CDS encoding (5-formylfuran-3-yl)methyl phosphate synthase; translated protein: MLLLISPDGVEEALACAKAAEHLDIVDVKKPDEGSLGANFPWVIREIRGVVPADKPVSATVGDVPYKPGTVAQAALGAAVSGATYIKVGLYGCTTPDQAIDVMRGVVRAVKDFRPDAFVVASGYADAHRIGCVNPLALPDIARRSGSDAAMLDTAIKDGTRLFDHVPPEACAEFVRLAHEAGLLAALAGSVKAADLATLTRIGTDIVGVRGAVCEGGDRDTGRIQPRLVAAFRAEMDRHAREFAATSAAS
- a CDS encoding DUF3592 domain-containing protein; protein product: MILSVLFCASSLVLLTQLHALRKARALESGGVGVTGECVNHYWPQGGYVGAICVYAAGSDEEMTVRSSRYPTAPVEIGDAVEVLYRPGDPKRSMLAFEVRSRVGFDAALTSVMGVLSTGAIVGLVLSV
- a CDS encoding acyl-CoA dehydrogenase family protein, giving the protein MTTDKTSTAPGGYVRPELDVRALTEVLDGEYAEVRDLVRANLVTHAPVLAEADELDIDTFRERVRERVVAMAATGQTGMGFPGRYGGGGDIGASVAAFETLAFGDLSVLVKVGVQFGLFGGAILHLGTERHHDAYVPDLITGKLMGCFAMTETGHGSNVQALGTVARYDVDAQEFVITTEGDQARKDYIGNAARHGELAVVFAQLEVGGTSEGVHAFVVPIRTGGEVAPGVRIEDDGRKMGLNGVDNGRIRFDGVRVPREALLNRFADVTPEGVYRSTIDNPDRRFFTMLGTLVQGRVSVGGAGVSTAKVALAVATKYALRRRQFPAGSQGSRGEEQLLLDYGLHQRRLLPLIARTYALHFAQDVVRTQLHEVFSGIEDDPGARRRLESRAAGTKALGTWHATRVIQECREACGGAGYLSVNRFAALKSDSDVFTTFEGDNHVLLQLVAKGLLTDYASEFEDLDQLGMVRYVTGLAVETVIEKTSAHKLLERVRDLLPGGDEWDQEAGLLDSEYQLAMVRYREEHMLAGAARRLKRGIDQKRDPGTVFSQVQDHVIAVARAHVERLVLEAFVDQVRALPASGNKVALGLLCDLFALSTIEADRAWFMEHGRLTVQRSKAITREVNDLCRKVRPLAAGLVDAWGIPPEMLRAPDLVG
- a CDS encoding MFS transporter small subunit, translating into MHDDSGQSPPEVRDRRPLIVLTWLWVGAPLAYGLYELVRKASQLFTG
- a CDS encoding OFA family MFS transporter, with product MSPPIAPVGWSRWLVPPAALSIHLSIGQAYAWSVFKPPLEDALGLSGTQSALPFQLGIVMLGLSAAFGGTLVERRGPRWAMTVALVCFSSGFLLSALGAATGQFWLIVLGYGFVGGIGLGIGYISPVSTLIKWFPDRPGMATGIAIMGFGGGALIASPWSAQMLESFGGDNSGIALAFLVHGLVYAVFMLLGVALVRVPRPRVEERTDGRPATPAGPQVSARQALRTPQFWLLWVVLCMNVTAGIGILEKAAPMITDFFADTSTPVSVTAAAGFVALLSAANMAGRIGWSSASDLIGRKNIYRVYLGAGTLMYALIALVGSSSKPLFVLCALVILSFYGGGFATIPAYLKDLFGTYQVGAIHGRLLTAWSTAGVLGPLIVNWIADRQEEAGKHGADLYGTSLFIMMALLAVGFVANELVRPVHPSHHLDAAPAQPAEKGAPRARRQRAESA
- a CDS encoding TetR/AcrR family transcriptional regulator; the protein is MAERSWGGTKLADRRAARRQVLLDVAERLAGEEGCAAVTVRSVCREARLTDRYFYESFTGRDDLLLAAFERVADEARGALEDAVALSDPRRDIRARAVVSAFVALVLDAPRKGRLLLLEPFADPALGAHSHRLMPVFTDLVGGQLSGAGDDIDRRMAAHALVGGLANLFAGWLHGTLDVPRERLESHCVELVLAATSRE